The region TCGCCGCCGCCATGGACCGGGTCCGCGCCGACCTCGCCACGCGCGCGGGGGGTACCCGTTCCGTCGTCCTCGCCCACGCCTTCGTCACCGGCGGGGCGGCCAGCGACAGCGAGCGGGACATCACCGTCGGCGGGGTGGCCGCCGTACCCGCCGGGGTCTTCGACGGCGTCGACTACACCGCACTGGGCCATCTGCACGGCAGCCAGACCATCACCGAGCGCGTGCGCTACTCCGGCTCCCCGCTGCCGTACTCCTTCTCGGAGGTCGACCACCGCAAGAGCATGTGGCTGGTGGACCTGGGGCCGGAGGGTTTCGTGGGTGCGGAGCGGGTCGACTGTCCCGTGCCCCGGAAGCTCGCCCGTGTCCGGGGGCACCTGGAAGACCTGCTCGCCGATCCGCGGCTGGCGCGCCACGAGGAGGCGTGGGTCGAGGCGACCCTCACCGACCCGGTGCGCCCCACCGAGCCCATGGCCCGGCTGGCCGAGCGCTTCCCGCACACGCTCAGCCTCGTCTTCGAACCGGAGCGGGCCCCCGAGGACCCGGATGTCTCCTACGCCCGGCGGCTCGCGGGCCGCAGCGAGCAGGAGATCGCGGAGGACTTCGTGGCCCATGTGCGCGGCGCGGGCCCCGACGCCGACGAACAGGCCGTATTGAGGGACGCGTTCGACGCAGTCCGCGCCGACGAGGCCGTCCGGGAGGTCGCCCGGTGACCTCACGTACGCACGACACGCACGACACGCACGACTCGCACGACACGTGCGACGCGCAGGACCCGAAGGAGGCCCGATGAGGCTGCACCGCCTGGACATCACGGCCTTCGGGCCGTTCGGCGGCACCCAGAGCGTCGACTTCGACGAGCTGTCGGCCGCCGGGCTCTTCTTGCTGCACGGGCCGACGGGCGCGGGCAAGACGTCCGTCCTCGACGCCGTCTGCTACGCGCTGTACGGGGCGGTCCCGGGCGCCCGCCAGAGCGGCCAGGGCATGACCCTGCGCAGCGACCACGCGGCACCCGCGACGCGCACCGAGATCACCCTCGAACTCACCGTCGCCGGACGCCGGTTGGAGGTCACCCGGCAGCCGCCCTGGGCCCGTCCCAAGAAGCGCGGCACGGGCACGACCACCGAAAAGGCGCAGAGCTGGCTGCGTGAGTACGAGGCATCGGCGGGCACCTGGAAGGACCTCAGCCGCTCCCACCAGGAGATCGGCGAGGAGATCACCCAACTGCTCGGCATGAGCCGTGAGCAGTTCTGTCAGGTCGTGCTGCTGCCCCAGGGGGACTTCGCCCGCTTCCTGCGGGCCGACGCCGAGGCCCGCGGCAAGCTGCTCGGCCGGCTCTTCGACACCCACCGCTTCGCCGAGGTCGAGAAGCGGCTCGCCGAGCGGCGCCGGGCCGCGGAGGGCGAAGTGCGGGAGGGCGACGCCGCGTTGCTCGCCGACGCGCACCGCATGCAGCAGGCCGCCGGCGACATCGTCGAGGTGCCGCCGCCCGATCTTGCGCCCGGTGAGCCCGGACTCGCCGAGGCCGTCCTCACCTGGGCCGCCGTGGCCCGCAGCACGGCCCGCGAGCGGCTCACCCTGGCGCACACCGCGCGTACGGCCGCCGAGTCCGTGCAGGCCGCCGCCGACCGCGTACTCGACGACGTACGCGAAGTGGCCCGGCTGCAGCGCAGGTTCACCGAGGCGCGCGAGCGCGCCGCGCGGCTGGAGGAGCGTGCCGACGCCCATCAGGAGGCGCAGGCGCGGATGGAGCGGGCGCGCAAGGCGGAGACGGTGGCCCCCGCGCTCGATCTGCGCGACGACGCCGAGGCCGAGCACCGCAGCGCGTCCACGGACGAGGCACGCGCGCGTCTCGCCCTGCCGGACACCTACGTTGGAGCCGGTGCGCCCGGGCTCGCGGCGGCGGCGCGCAAGGCGGCCGAGGAGCTCGGCGGACTGGAGTCGGCCCGCAGGGCGGAGCGCCGGCTCGGCGAGCTCACCCAGGAGCGCGTCTCCCTGGACCGCCAGGAGCGCGAGGACGAGGACGTCCGGCAGGACGCCGAGAGCTGGCTCGCCACCTGGGAGGCGACCCGTGCGGAGCTCCAGGCGCGCATCGAGTCCGCGCAGGAGGCCACCACGCGTGCGGAGCAGCTCGCCGAGCGGCGCGATCCCGCCCAGGCGCGGCTCGGGGCGGCCCGGCAGCGCGACCAGTTCGCCCGGGACACGGACGCCGCCCACGCCAGGGCCCTCGCCGCCCGTGAACGCGCGACGGACGCTCGGGTCCACTGGCTCGATCTGAAGGAACAGCGTCTTCAGGGCATCGCCGCGGAACTCGCCGCCGGCCTCGTCGACGGCGAGCCCTGCGCCGTGTGCGGCAGCTCCGCACACCCCGCACCCGCGCGCAAGGATGCCGGACACGTCGACCGGGAGGCCGAGGAGCGGGCCCTCGCCGTGTACCAGCGCGCCGACGAACAGGCCACCGAGGACGAACGCCGGCTCGGCGTCGTACGCGAGGCGCTGGCGGCCGCCGGCGCCGAGGCGGGCGACGCGCCGACCGCCCAACTCGCCGTGCAAGCCGAGGAGTTGGAGCTGCTGTACGCCGAGGCGCGGGCTGCGGGATCCGGGCTGCACGCCGCGCGGGAGCGGCTCGCGCAGGCCGGACTCGAGCACGAGCGGCGGGTCGCGGCCCAGCAGCAGGCCGCACTGCGCGCCGCCGCCCGGGTCTCCCACCGCGACCGGAACGACCGCGAAAGGGCCTCCCTGGAGGAGGAGTTGGCGAAGGCCCGGGGCGCCGCCGACAGCGTCGCCGCGCGCGCCGCGCAGCTGGAGCGGCAGGCCGCCCTGCTCACGGAGGCCGCGGAGGCCGTGCGCACGGCCGAGGACACCGCGCAGCGTCTCAAGGACGCCGACGCACGCCTGTCCGACGCGGCCTTCCGCGCCGGGTTCGACACCCCCCAGGCCGCGGCCGCCGCGCTCCTCGACGA is a window of Streptomyces mirabilis DNA encoding:
- a CDS encoding AAA family ATPase, which produces MRLHRLDITAFGPFGGTQSVDFDELSAAGLFLLHGPTGAGKTSVLDAVCYALYGAVPGARQSGQGMTLRSDHAAPATRTEITLELTVAGRRLEVTRQPPWARPKKRGTGTTTEKAQSWLREYEASAGTWKDLSRSHQEIGEEITQLLGMSREQFCQVVLLPQGDFARFLRADAEARGKLLGRLFDTHRFAEVEKRLAERRRAAEGEVREGDAALLADAHRMQQAAGDIVEVPPPDLAPGEPGLAEAVLTWAAVARSTARERLTLAHTARTAAESVQAAADRVLDDVREVARLQRRFTEARERAARLEERADAHQEAQARMERARKAETVAPALDLRDDAEAEHRSASTDEARARLALPDTYVGAGAPGLAAAARKAAEELGGLESARRAERRLGELTQERVSLDRQEREDEDVRQDAESWLATWEATRAELQARIESAQEATTRAEQLAERRDPAQARLGAARQRDQFARDTDAAHARALAARERATDARVHWLDLKEQRLQGIAAELAAGLVDGEPCAVCGSSAHPAPARKDAGHVDREAEERALAVYQRADEQATEDERRLGVVREALAAAGAEAGDAPTAQLAVQAEELELLYAEARAAGSGLHAARERLAQAGLEHERRVAAQQQAALRAAARVSHRDRNDRERASLEEELAKARGAADSVAARAAQLERQAALLTEAAEAVRTAEDTAQRLKDADARLSDAAFRAGFDTPQAAAAALLDDAAHRDLQRRLDAWQLEESAVRAVLAEADTAAAAERPAVDLAVAERAAESAARRLRETASAQDEAARRCTELDRLSTRAGTSVRRLAPLREEFDRVARLAGLAAGTSAENERKMRLESYVLAARLEQVAAAATVRLQRMSSGRYTLVHSDDRAGRGRSGLGLHVVDAWTGRERDTATLSGGETFFASLALALGLADVVTDEAGGVRLDTLFIDEGFGSLDDQTLDEVLDVLDSLRERDRSVGIVSHVADLRRRIHAQLEVVKGRTGSVLRQRGVQD
- a CDS encoding exonuclease SbcCD subunit D; translated protein: MRILHTSDWHLGRAFHRVNMLDAQSGFIGHLVATVRERDVDAVVVSGDVYDRAVPPLAAVELFDDALHRLADLGVPTVMISGNHDSARRLGVGAGLIGRAGIHLRTEPSACGTPVLLPDDHGDVAFYGLPYLEPALVKAEFGVEKAGHEAVIAAAMDRVRADLATRAGGTRSVVLAHAFVTGGAASDSERDITVGGVAAVPAGVFDGVDYTALGHLHGSQTITERVRYSGSPLPYSFSEVDHRKSMWLVDLGPEGFVGAERVDCPVPRKLARVRGHLEDLLADPRLARHEEAWVEATLTDPVRPTEPMARLAERFPHTLSLVFEPERAPEDPDVSYARRLAGRSEQEIAEDFVAHVRGAGPDADEQAVLRDAFDAVRADEAVREVAR